A portion of the Sulfurospirillum diekertiae genome contains these proteins:
- a CDS encoding bifunctional diguanylate cyclase/phosphodiesterase: protein MTLFKQMAVMLSLFLSIILACVMVLNFKTATAFVQDQLYTNAQNTAHSLGLSLSKIADPKDVATMETMINAIFDSGYYERIALIGVEGNPIYVKETDVLLSDVPQWFVRAVTIKNAYATSDIMIGWNRLGTLEVSGHTGNAYRQLYKTLIDLIETFVGIGLVVLGVLYLLLTLSLQSIKQIRDQARGIIENRFIIEQKMPFTTEFRSATVAMNAMVSKVKDIFERENETLIQYQELLYKDAETKLYNRHYLVTKLPEYLQGDTKLSQGLHVMLSIDELDRFKKEYGYENYIKLIKNVAEALTNCARLSEHTLFVRLNESDFFLLMPFRDEILLEKHLDGMLLELQRTVTTQALDYLVIGVGIGFYTEHDTLKSLLSKADLTVSQAKQNGNFTCKMALQQQHSLILSREEWRQELVSGLDESRFVFATQNVIHYESTTSSIVHEEVFIRLKGSDGFVHSAGYFLPMATILGLADEIDRYMIQRMLQRFTLQELHTPLALNLSAEFVGHYANIQWLKEQLEKLSPTERAMVWFETSNAVALHNLEAIVSISSQLKMLGCRFGIDNFTIPSEGAYYLQAIRPDYIKCTVVYLKDIMLDATTGKNQESLNNIARSLGISIIATNIEEEQDLSTLKYLGIAYMQGRFIAPIELLEE, encoded by the coding sequence ATGACTCTTTTTAAACAGATGGCGGTAATGCTCAGCCTTTTTTTAAGCATAATCTTAGCCTGTGTCATGGTACTAAATTTCAAAACAGCCACAGCGTTTGTCCAAGATCAACTCTATACCAATGCTCAAAATACAGCGCATTCTCTAGGACTTTCTCTCTCCAAAATTGCAGATCCAAAAGATGTCGCTACGATGGAGACGATGATCAATGCGATCTTTGATAGTGGGTATTATGAAAGAATTGCTTTGATAGGTGTAGAAGGAAATCCCATTTATGTAAAAGAGACCGATGTTCTTTTAAGTGATGTTCCCCAGTGGTTTGTTCGTGCCGTCACCATTAAAAATGCCTATGCAACGAGCGATATTATGATAGGCTGGAACAGGCTTGGTACGCTTGAAGTGAGTGGACATACGGGTAATGCTTACAGACAGTTGTACAAAACATTGATCGACCTCATTGAGACATTTGTGGGAATTGGTTTGGTTGTTTTAGGGGTCTTGTATCTTTTACTTACCCTCAGCCTTCAGTCTATTAAACAAATTCGCGATCAAGCGCGAGGCATCATTGAAAATCGTTTTATCATTGAGCAAAAAATGCCTTTTACAACGGAGTTTCGCTCTGCTACGGTTGCTATGAATGCCATGGTTTCAAAAGTAAAAGACATTTTTGAGAGAGAAAATGAGACACTGATTCAGTACCAAGAACTGCTTTACAAAGACGCAGAGACAAAACTTTATAACCGTCATTATCTCGTTACCAAACTTCCTGAATACCTCCAAGGCGATACAAAATTATCCCAAGGTTTACATGTCATGCTGAGCATTGATGAATTGGATCGCTTTAAAAAAGAATATGGCTATGAAAATTACATTAAACTGATCAAGAACGTTGCAGAAGCATTAACCAATTGCGCGCGTTTGAGTGAGCATACCTTATTTGTGCGACTCAATGAGAGCGACTTTTTCCTTTTGATGCCATTTCGAGATGAAATTTTACTCGAAAAACACCTTGATGGAATGCTGTTAGAACTTCAGCGCACGGTTACTACTCAGGCATTAGATTACTTAGTGATAGGCGTTGGTATTGGTTTCTACACTGAACACGATACGCTTAAATCACTGCTTTCGAAAGCGGATTTAACCGTCTCTCAAGCCAAACAAAATGGCAACTTTACATGTAAAATGGCATTACAACAGCAACACTCCTTAATCTTAAGTCGTGAAGAGTGGCGTCAAGAATTGGTCAGTGGACTCGATGAATCTCGTTTTGTTTTTGCAACACAAAATGTTATCCACTATGAGAGTACCACTTCGAGCATTGTTCATGAAGAAGTTTTCATTCGACTCAAAGGAAGTGATGGCTTTGTGCACTCTGCAGGCTATTTTTTACCGATGGCGACTATTTTAGGATTGGCCGATGAAATTGATCGTTATATGATTCAAAGGATGCTTCAGCGTTTTACGTTACAAGAACTTCATACACCATTGGCACTCAACCTGAGTGCTGAATTTGTAGGACATTATGCCAATATTCAATGGCTGAAAGAGCAACTCGAAAAACTCTCTCCAACGGAACGTGCCATGGTGTGGTTTGAAACGAGTAATGCAGTGGCACTTCATAATCTTGAAGCAATCGTTTCGATCAGCAGTCAGCTTAAGATGTTAGGATGCCGTTTTGGTATTGACAACTTTACCATTCCATCTGAAGGGGCATATTATCTGCAAGCGATACGACCTGATTATATCAAGTGTACGGTTGTCTATCTCAAAGATATTATGCTAGATGCAACCACAGGAAAAAATCAAGAAAGCCTCAATAACATTGCACGTAGTCTTGGAATTTCGATTATTGCGACCAATATTGAAGAAGAACAAGACCTCTCTACCCTTAAATATTTAGGGATTGCGTATATGCAAGGAAGATTTATTGCACCGATTGAATTACTCGAAGAATAA
- a CDS encoding transglutaminase family protein, whose protein sequence is MSLKVVLSHKTEYHYDRYVALSPHIIRLRPAPHSRTPIEAYSLKIKPENHFINWQQDPFGNYLARIVFPEKTKELCIDVEIIADLITINPFDFFVDDYAKDFPFIYKKELQKELIPYLEESENGALLRDFVRSLDCKKRPIIDFLVYLNSEINRHLAYTIRLEPGVQTCEVTLEKKLGSCRDFAWLFVQVLRHLGLAARFVSGYLVQLKADVASLDGPSGPEADFTDLHAWTEVYIPGAGWVGLDSTSGLFAGEGHIPLACTPSYESAYAIEGLSDKCETEFIYDNTVTRIFESPRVTKPYREDQWDAIYQLGFEVDKALEEGDVRLSMGGEPTFVSIDDMEGDEWNTTADGEHKRTLADTLSRKLLSSFTKGGMLHYAQGKWYPGEPLPRWQTSIIWRKDGKPIWHNPDLLADMNAQYSYTNDDAKRFLAKLALTLGISDQNIVEAYEDPLYYIIKESELPIDIDPMKSDLSDSLERQTIAKVLSKGLNKPVGYVLPLNFGATQWMTSSWELRRGYLYLSAGNSPLGLRLPLSSLAEKPHAELALRFEPDLFASYPNLGEYAANAQKRCEKADATLSKTHTYNTFVRTALCAEVREGKLYIFLPPLNHSEAFLDLIACIEAVAESLHVKVILEGYEPAHDLRLDRIKVTPDPGVIEVNIQPATSWKMLSDNLLLLYKDAHESRLGTEKFMLDGKHTGTGGGNHVTIGALRPEDSPLLRRPDLLRSLITFWQHHPGLSYLFSGAFIGPTSQAPRVDEGRVENLYELEIAFSQIPEGETVPFWLTDRLFRHMLTDITGNTHRSEFCIDKLYSPDSSSGRLGILELRAFDMPPHAQMALLQMLLVRTLVAVFWKKPYKHKLVRWGTQLHDKFLLEHYVKEDVRDIVEFLQAEGYPFELNWFDPFFEFRFPLYGMSTIENMHLELRAAIEPWNVLGEESSSQGTARYVDSSLERVQVKVQNFTPERYTLTCNAVAIPLAPTGREGEFVAGVKYKAWEPYSALHPTIGADTPLVFDVVDTWNKRSIGGMTYFVAHPGGRNYDTFPVNSYEAESRRINRFWDFNHTQGEAEYQTSSVVTQHTLSAEGSERTVVVHKPKALKQFVFQELPISSEFPHTLDLRRKWNAK, encoded by the coding sequence ATGTCACTCAAAGTTGTGTTATCACATAAAACAGAATACCATTACGACCGCTATGTCGCACTTTCCCCACACATCATTCGCTTGCGTCCAGCCCCGCACAGTCGTACTCCCATTGAGGCGTATTCGCTTAAAATCAAACCAGAAAATCATTTTATCAACTGGCAACAAGACCCTTTTGGTAATTACTTAGCGCGCATTGTCTTTCCTGAAAAAACCAAAGAGCTGTGCATTGATGTGGAGATTATCGCCGATCTCATTACAATCAATCCGTTTGACTTTTTTGTCGATGACTATGCCAAAGATTTTCCGTTTATCTACAAAAAAGAGCTTCAAAAAGAGCTGATACCTTACCTTGAAGAGAGTGAAAATGGGGCATTGTTGCGCGATTTTGTGCGCTCACTGGATTGTAAAAAACGCCCCATCATCGACTTTTTGGTCTATCTCAACAGTGAGATCAATCGACACCTCGCTTACACCATCAGGTTAGAGCCAGGGGTACAAACCTGCGAAGTGACGTTGGAGAAAAAACTGGGCAGTTGCCGTGATTTCGCATGGTTGTTTGTGCAAGTCCTTCGTCATTTAGGGCTTGCAGCGCGTTTTGTTTCAGGCTACCTTGTACAACTCAAAGCCGATGTGGCTTCCTTAGATGGTCCTAGTGGCCCAGAAGCGGACTTTACCGACCTTCACGCGTGGACAGAGGTGTATATCCCCGGAGCGGGTTGGGTCGGACTGGATTCGACCAGTGGACTTTTCGCCGGCGAGGGGCATATACCGCTTGCCTGCACACCCTCTTACGAGAGCGCTTACGCGATAGAGGGACTGAGCGATAAATGCGAAACGGAATTTATTTATGACAATACCGTCACGCGCATTTTTGAGTCACCGCGTGTCACCAAACCGTACCGTGAAGATCAGTGGGATGCTATTTATCAATTAGGGTTTGAGGTCGACAAAGCCTTAGAAGAGGGCGATGTTAGACTCTCCATGGGTGGTGAGCCGACCTTTGTCTCCATCGACGATATGGAAGGTGATGAGTGGAACACCACGGCTGATGGCGAGCACAAACGCACGCTTGCCGACACACTTTCTCGAAAACTGTTGAGCTCTTTTACGAAAGGCGGAATGCTGCACTACGCGCAAGGCAAATGGTACCCGGGCGAGCCGCTTCCGAGGTGGCAAACCTCCATCATTTGGCGCAAAGATGGTAAGCCCATCTGGCACAATCCCGACCTACTTGCCGATATGAACGCTCAGTATAGCTACACCAACGACGATGCCAAACGTTTTTTAGCCAAACTGGCACTCACCCTTGGTATTAGCGATCAAAATATCGTTGAAGCTTACGAAGACCCATTGTATTACATCATCAAAGAGTCTGAACTGCCCATCGACATTGACCCGATGAAGTCCGATTTGTCCGATTCGCTAGAGCGACAAACCATTGCCAAAGTGCTCTCAAAAGGGCTCAATAAGCCTGTGGGTTACGTGCTTCCACTCAATTTTGGAGCGACACAGTGGATGACTTCCTCATGGGAGCTCAGACGTGGTTACTTGTACCTCAGTGCGGGCAATTCACCCCTTGGCTTGCGACTGCCGTTGAGCTCTTTGGCGGAAAAACCGCACGCTGAGCTGGCGCTTCGTTTTGAGCCAGACCTTTTTGCCAGTTATCCCAACCTTGGCGAGTATGCAGCAAATGCTCAAAAACGGTGTGAAAAAGCCGACGCAACGCTTTCTAAAACCCACACCTATAACACCTTTGTCCGTACTGCATTATGTGCAGAAGTACGAGAGGGTAAGCTCTATATTTTCCTTCCACCGCTGAATCACTCGGAGGCTTTTTTAGACCTGATTGCCTGCATTGAAGCCGTTGCAGAATCTTTACATGTAAAGGTAATTTTGGAAGGCTACGAGCCTGCCCATGATCTTAGACTTGATCGCATCAAAGTGACACCCGATCCAGGAGTCATTGAAGTGAACATTCAACCTGCCACTTCATGGAAGATGCTCAGCGACAATCTTTTACTCCTTTACAAAGATGCACATGAGTCTCGTTTGGGGACGGAAAAATTTATGTTAGATGGTAAACACACGGGCACAGGCGGGGGCAATCATGTCACCATCGGAGCACTTCGCCCCGAAGATAGCCCACTGCTTCGCCGTCCCGATCTGCTTCGAAGTCTCATTACCTTTTGGCAACATCATCCGGGGCTTTCGTATCTTTTCTCAGGCGCATTTATAGGTCCTACGTCCCAAGCGCCTCGCGTGGATGAGGGCAGGGTGGAAAATCTGTACGAGTTAGAGATTGCCTTTTCGCAAATTCCTGAGGGAGAAACGGTGCCATTTTGGTTGACCGATCGCCTTTTCCGCCATATGCTGACCGACATCACGGGCAATACGCACCGAAGCGAATTTTGCATCGACAAACTCTATTCGCCTGATAGTTCCAGTGGCAGGCTGGGCATTTTGGAACTAAGAGCGTTTGATATGCCACCTCATGCCCAAATGGCACTGTTGCAGATGCTTTTGGTACGCACTTTAGTGGCTGTCTTTTGGAAAAAACCGTACAAACACAAACTGGTTCGTTGGGGTACGCAACTGCACGATAAATTTTTACTCGAACATTACGTTAAAGAAGATGTGCGTGACATTGTCGAATTTTTACAAGCGGAAGGGTATCCGTTTGAATTAAATTGGTTTGACCCTTTCTTTGAGTTTCGTTTCCCACTTTATGGCATGAGTACGATTGAAAACATGCACCTAGAACTGCGTGCCGCCATTGAGCCGTGGAATGTGTTGGGCGAGGAGAGCAGTTCGCAAGGTACCGCGCGCTATGTGGACTCTTCGCTGGAGCGCGTGCAAGTGAAGGTGCAAAACTTTACCCCCGAGCGTTATACGCTTACATGTAACGCTGTGGCGATTCCATTGGCTCCCACAGGCAGGGAAGGGGAGTTTGTGGCAGGCGTGAAGTACAAAGCGTGGGAGCCGTACTCGGCGCTTCATCCGACCATCGGCGCGGACACGCCTTTGGTGTTTGACGTAGTCGATACGTGGAACAAACGCTCCATCGGCGGAATGACCTACTTTGTGGCGCATCCGGGTGGGCGCAATTACGACACGTTTCCTGTAAACAGTTACGAAGCAGAGTCGCGCCGTATCAACCGTTTTTGGGACTTTAACCATACCCAAGGTGAGGCAGAGTACCAAACCAGTTCGGTTGTCACCCAACATACACTTTCAGCTGAGGGAAGCGAGCGTACGGTTGTTGTACACAAACCCAAAGCACTCAAACAGTTCGTGTTTCAAGAGTTACCTATAAGCAGTGAATTTCCTCACACCCTCGATCTTAGACGTAAATGGAATGCCAAATAG
- a CDS encoding circularly permuted type 2 ATP-grasp protein: MNFLDNYSSASLFDEMLDDQLRVREHWQPLLERLESMSSEELENKQAEIAWHLEDNGVTYNVYNDPEDNGNRPWSLDPIPFIITKEEWKGIKQGIKQRAKLFNLILKDLYGEQKLLKENIIPAEVIYGHKGFIPAVHTLGLMEDFQLYFYALDMARGPDGKMWVINDRTQAPSGLGYAVENRLTMNIVSKDLYPEHEIKKLLPFIDEFKKLLKKLSKGDISKAALLTPGPRNETYFEHAYLSSFLEINLVEGDDLLSKNGALWLKSLSGLKPINTLLRRLDDRFCDPLELRSDSKLGVAGLVDSLRQGNLAMINPIGSAIVENIGLNPFMERICHYFLNEELLLPQIATWWCGQSHELEYVLEHFENLIIKKIDRTEAIQTHLVKKLSNEMRTQLKNSIIKNPHQYVAQEEINFSTTPFYANGKIEPRNAVVRAYALKKSENYTVMNGGLVRVSSSKDALLVSSQKGGTSKDLWILGEDETIDMSSIFNTLPYVDVSIHTMPTRKAENLFWLGRYLCRTITTIRLIRYVVKKMTNFSRYEGALSYESQLILEKSLTHLTMTYPGFLDEKIAQNRMSEIESLIKDKSKQGGLSFTMEMLFNANVSIKSLLAIEAWKLFDKMQKEWRVFIRKINSPTQTILSELDKFLLYLVAYKELVEESMYKEQGLILYDIGYKLESALLTISKARSMLCVKHEKSASYDILEGMLNSCESFNAYRTQYKSSLQLDNVLEFLILSPQFPKSIAYLTNELLEDLKALPKSKKYLSSYEEPIFQAFSSLKLTTVATLMQIEEGGTVYTVLDEFLATLTTHFSLCSMELSKTYFSHYDE; encoded by the coding sequence ATGAATTTTTTAGATAATTACAGTTCGGCTTCACTGTTTGATGAGATGTTGGATGACCAATTACGCGTTAGAGAGCATTGGCAACCGCTTCTTGAGCGTCTTGAATCTATGAGCAGTGAAGAGCTAGAGAACAAACAAGCGGAAATCGCGTGGCATTTGGAAGATAACGGTGTCACCTACAATGTCTACAACGACCCAGAGGACAATGGCAATCGCCCGTGGAGTTTAGACCCGATTCCTTTTATTATCACCAAAGAAGAGTGGAAAGGGATCAAACAAGGGATCAAACAGCGTGCCAAACTGTTCAATCTCATTTTAAAAGACCTTTACGGTGAGCAGAAGCTTTTAAAGGAAAATATTATTCCCGCCGAAGTGATTTACGGGCACAAAGGATTTATTCCTGCTGTTCACACTTTGGGCTTGATGGAGGATTTTCAGCTCTATTTTTATGCACTCGACATGGCACGAGGGCCCGATGGTAAAATGTGGGTCATCAACGATCGCACCCAAGCTCCCTCAGGTTTGGGGTATGCGGTGGAAAATCGTCTGACGATGAACATTGTCTCCAAAGACCTCTATCCCGAACACGAGATCAAAAAGTTGCTTCCCTTCATCGATGAGTTTAAAAAGCTGTTGAAAAAACTCTCCAAAGGTGACATCTCTAAAGCGGCACTTCTCACCCCAGGCCCTCGCAATGAGACCTACTTCGAGCATGCCTATTTGAGCTCTTTTTTGGAGATCAACTTAGTTGAAGGCGATGATCTGCTCTCCAAAAACGGCGCTTTGTGGCTGAAGAGTTTGAGTGGACTTAAACCCATCAATACCCTTTTGAGGCGTTTGGATGACCGTTTCTGCGACCCGCTTGAGCTTCGCAGTGACTCAAAGCTAGGCGTTGCAGGCTTGGTCGATAGCCTAAGGCAAGGCAATCTTGCGATGATCAATCCCATCGGCAGTGCGATTGTGGAGAACATCGGGCTCAACCCTTTTATGGAGCGCATCTGCCATTACTTTCTCAATGAAGAGCTTTTACTCCCTCAAATTGCGACATGGTGGTGCGGACAAAGCCATGAGCTTGAGTATGTCTTAGAGCATTTTGAGAACCTTATTATCAAAAAAATTGATCGTACCGAAGCGATTCAGACGCATTTAGTCAAAAAACTCTCCAACGAGATGCGAACACAACTTAAAAATAGCATTATCAAAAATCCGCATCAGTACGTTGCGCAAGAAGAGATCAATTTTTCGACCACGCCCTTTTATGCCAATGGAAAAATCGAGCCGCGTAATGCTGTTGTGCGCGCCTATGCTTTGAAAAAAAGTGAAAACTATACGGTGATGAATGGAGGCTTGGTGCGGGTGTCTTCCTCCAAAGATGCCCTTTTAGTCTCCTCGCAAAAAGGTGGAACAAGTAAAGATTTGTGGATTTTAGGCGAAGATGAGACGATCGATATGAGCTCCATTTTTAATACATTGCCTTATGTCGATGTTTCGATTCACACGATGCCAACGCGCAAAGCCGAGAACCTTTTTTGGTTGGGGCGTTATTTGTGCCGCACCATCACGACCATTCGTCTCATTCGCTATGTGGTCAAAAAGATGACCAATTTTAGCCGCTATGAAGGGGCTTTGTCGTATGAGTCGCAACTGATTTTAGAAAAATCTTTGACGCACTTAACGATGACGTATCCAGGCTTTTTAGATGAAAAGATTGCGCAAAATCGCATGAGTGAAATCGAGTCGCTGATTAAAGACAAGAGTAAACAAGGCGGGCTTTCTTTTACGATGGAGATGCTCTTTAATGCCAATGTCTCGATCAAAAGTCTGCTTGCGATTGAGGCATGGAAACTCTTTGATAAGATGCAAAAAGAGTGGAGGGTCTTTATTCGTAAAATCAACTCTCCCACACAGACCATTTTAAGTGAACTCGATAAATTTTTACTCTACCTTGTCGCGTACAAAGAGTTGGTGGAAGAGAGTATGTACAAAGAGCAAGGCTTGATTTTGTATGACATCGGCTATAAGCTCGAATCGGCACTGCTAACGATCTCTAAAGCGCGCTCGATGCTCTGTGTCAAGCATGAAAAGTCAGCCAGTTATGACATCTTAGAGGGCATGCTCAACTCCTGTGAGAGTTTTAATGCGTACCGAACGCAGTATAAAAGCTCACTCCAGTTGGATAATGTGTTGGAGTTTTTGATTCTCAGCCCTCAGTTTCCAAAGTCGATTGCTTATTTGACAAATGAACTTTTGGAAGATTTAAAAGCACTTCCGAAGAGTAAAAAGTACCTCAGTAGCTACGAAGAGCCTATTTTTCAAGCGTTTTCATCGCTGAAACTCACCACCGTTGCAACCTTGATGCAGATCGAAGAGGGCGGAACTGTTTACACGGTGCTCGATGAATTCTTAGCCACGCTTACGACGCATTTTTCGCTCTGTTCGATGGAGCTTTCCAAAACCTATTTTTCACACTACGATGAGTAA
- a CDS encoding transglutaminase family protein encodes MMYEIYHKTAFKYESLVTFSHNIARLKPKDTPFQRVVDFTMEITPKPYELSEFDDVFGNHTTHLLIREAHESLSVIGRSRVELDGDAMRLHVNTLRAQSTTYEASLGLLQAFDLFDLTAKPFMFDSELIPKASRGIVEYAKRSFLPQRNLVDAAQEFMNRIFQDFAFVAGFSDITTPIEEIFEAKKGVCQDFAQFAIAALRSIGLPAKYMSGYIETLPAPGKPKLFGADASHAWFALYIPRLGWMEFDPTNNIIPEDQHILLGSGRDYNDVAPLKGVVLSSGQSELSIEVNVQKVF; translated from the coding sequence ATGATGTACGAAATCTACCACAAAACCGCCTTCAAATACGAAAGTCTTGTCACTTTTAGCCATAACATTGCCCGTCTCAAACCTAAAGACACACCGTTTCAACGCGTGGTGGATTTTACGATGGAGATCACGCCCAAACCATATGAACTCAGCGAGTTCGATGATGTCTTTGGCAATCACACGACGCACCTTTTAATTCGTGAAGCGCATGAGTCGTTATCCGTCATTGGCAGGTCACGCGTTGAACTCGATGGCGATGCGATGCGTTTACATGTAAACACACTGCGTGCTCAAAGTACCACGTATGAGGCGTCGCTTGGCTTGTTGCAAGCGTTTGATCTTTTTGATCTGACGGCAAAGCCTTTTATGTTTGACTCAGAGCTGATTCCCAAAGCCTCACGTGGCATTGTTGAGTATGCGAAGCGTTCCTTTTTACCACAGCGCAATCTTGTGGATGCCGCACAAGAGTTTATGAACCGCATCTTTCAGGACTTTGCGTTTGTTGCAGGTTTTAGCGATATTACGACGCCGATTGAAGAGATTTTTGAGGCGAAAAAGGGTGTTTGTCAGGACTTTGCACAGTTTGCCATCGCCGCCCTTCGCTCCATTGGCCTGCCGGCTAAATACATGAGCGGCTACATCGAAACACTACCAGCCCCTGGCAAGCCCAAACTTTTTGGTGCCGATGCGTCGCACGCATGGTTTGCCTTGTACATCCCACGTCTTGGCTGGATGGAGTTTGACCCAACCAACAACATCATCCCCGAAGATCAGCACATACTCCTTGGAAGCGGCAGAGATTACAACGATGTCGCACCCCTTAAAGGCGTCGTTTTAAGCAGCGGACAGAGCGAACTTTCCATCGAAGTGAATGTGCAAAAAGTGTTTTAA